A genomic segment from Streptomyces sp. NBC_01233 encodes:
- a CDS encoding DUF4139 domain-containing protein: MTAETARTWGATLDSVVVYAQGALCRRLARGSVPPDGRVRVTGLPRSLDPGSLRARVLGAPGVRVTEARVEVEAEPLGAGTPDGLRREVERLGDAYAAARARRDRQLSLIEEVRALHPVPPPRRRDDPHRRTPVDAWLELADFVDERLTALHARLVELEEALRGAEHERDVAADRLARASTDAPSAHVETTVCAVLTLDGAAEDEVELELEYGVPGAVWVPTYRLTHRQGDDSGHLVLRASVAQRTGEDWTGVRIALATADLRRRTDLPKLRSIRIGRRQPAPAPSGWREPPAGLAGLFAGYEAAGPRPVAAAAPVAVGAGSPPLAAGPSRGGSASGPVPPPPPPAPQGYGGAMPDFPQTAPAPPAPSRPGARPRTAARSFAGAPAAMPPAAMAPAAPAAPGGAPPPPPPEPAAGPPQPSGAELDYAALTLCGPDEQGGRRGRLFPGSPSDPVAAECRRRAEAVAALPLPGRAVRPRESAGSFDHRFDAAARADVPSDGTWHNVTVAEVPVGLRTEYLCVPSVEQTVYATLVLSNATDQALLAGPVEVVVDDEFLLTAALPTLAPGGVRRVGMGPAEGIRVTRRTNVHESTAGLRNNTTVLDHRVHVELANGLARPVTVEVRERVPVTSDPDVRIEERADWTAPEEGKGPEHHAPGTRLWRLDLPAGATVALGGGYEIRIPTGKALVGGNRRS; the protein is encoded by the coding sequence ATGACGGCGGAAACGGCACGGACCTGGGGGGCGACCCTCGATTCGGTCGTGGTGTACGCACAGGGCGCGCTCTGCCGCCGCCTGGCCCGGGGCAGCGTGCCGCCCGACGGCCGGGTACGGGTGACGGGGCTGCCCCGCTCGCTGGATCCGGGCTCGCTGCGGGCCCGTGTCCTGGGCGCTCCCGGGGTGCGCGTCACCGAGGCCCGGGTGGAGGTCGAAGCCGAACCGCTCGGTGCGGGCACGCCCGACGGGCTGCGGCGCGAGGTCGAGCGGCTGGGCGACGCGTACGCGGCGGCGCGGGCCCGCCGGGACCGGCAGCTGAGCCTGATCGAGGAGGTCAGGGCCCTTCACCCGGTGCCGCCTCCCCGCAGGCGCGACGACCCGCACCGCCGCACCCCGGTCGACGCGTGGCTGGAGCTGGCCGACTTCGTCGACGAGCGGCTGACCGCACTGCACGCCCGCCTCGTCGAGCTGGAGGAGGCGCTGCGCGGGGCCGAGCACGAGCGCGACGTCGCCGCCGACCGGCTCGCCCGCGCCTCCACCGACGCGCCGTCGGCGCACGTGGAGACCACGGTCTGCGCGGTCCTCACGCTCGACGGCGCCGCCGAGGACGAGGTGGAACTGGAGCTGGAGTACGGGGTGCCGGGCGCCGTCTGGGTGCCGACCTACCGGCTCACTCACCGTCAGGGCGACGACAGCGGCCACCTGGTGCTGCGCGCCTCGGTCGCCCAGCGGACCGGCGAGGACTGGACCGGCGTGCGCATCGCCCTGGCCACCGCCGATCTCCGGCGCCGCACCGACCTGCCGAAGCTCCGCTCGATCCGGATCGGACGACGTCAGCCCGCCCCGGCGCCCTCCGGCTGGCGCGAGCCTCCCGCGGGGCTCGCCGGCCTGTTCGCCGGGTACGAGGCGGCCGGTCCCCGCCCCGTCGCGGCCGCCGCCCCTGTGGCTGTCGGGGCCGGGTCCCCTCCCTTGGCCGCCGGGCCTTCCCGGGGCGGCTCCGCGTCCGGTCCCGTTCCGCCGCCCCCGCCGCCCGCGCCGCAGGGCTACGGCGGCGCGATGCCCGACTTCCCGCAGACGGCCCCCGCGCCGCCGGCCCCCTCGCGGCCGGGCGCCAGGCCGCGTACCGCCGCCCGGTCCTTCGCAGGGGCCCCCGCCGCCATGCCACCCGCCGCGATGGCACCTGCGGCTCCCGCGGCTCCGGGCGGGGCCCCGCCGCCGCCCCCTCCGGAACCGGCGGCCGGCCCGCCGCAGCCGAGCGGCGCCGAGCTCGACTACGCCGCCCTCACGCTGTGCGGCCCCGACGAGCAGGGCGGTCGCCGGGGCCGGCTGTTCCCCGGCTCTCCCTCCGATCCGGTGGCGGCCGAGTGCCGCCGCCGCGCCGAAGCGGTCGCCGCGCTGCCGCTGCCCGGACGGGCCGTGCGGCCCCGCGAGTCGGCGGGTTCCTTCGACCACCGCTTCGATGCCGCCGCCCGCGCCGACGTCCCGTCGGACGGCACCTGGCACAACGTCACCGTCGCCGAGGTCCCGGTCGGCCTGCGCACCGAGTACCTGTGCGTGCCCTCCGTCGAGCAGACCGTGTACGCCACGCTGGTGCTCTCGAACGCCACCGACCAGGCGCTGCTGGCCGGCCCGGTGGAGGTCGTCGTCGACGACGAGTTCCTGCTGACCGCCGCGCTGCCCACGCTCGCCCCCGGCGGTGTCCGGCGCGTCGGGATGGGGCCCGCCGAGGGCATCCGGGTCACTCGCCGTACGAACGTGCACGAGTCGACCGCGGGCCTGCGCAACAACACCACCGTGCTCGACCACCGCGTGCACGTGGAGCTGGCCAACGGGCTGGCGAGGCCCGTCACCGTCGAAGTCCGCGAGCGGGTCCCGGTCACCTCCGATCCGGACGTCCGCATCGAGGAACGGGCCGACTGGACGGCACCCGAGGAAGGCAAGGGGCCCGAACACCATGCCCCGGGCACCCGCCTCTGGCGGCTGGACCTGCCCGCAGGCGCCACCGTCGCCCTGGGCGGCGGCTACGAGATCCGCATCCCGACCGGCAAGGCCCTGGTCGGCGGCAACCGCAGGAGCTGA
- a CDS encoding S8 family peptidase gives MATHKRSKALRNSAIAASAATAAAAALFASPLAGAATPAEGTVHGLGVADAVDGSFVVILDASANKEDLAKKYGGKLERSYGSQVNGFSASGMTVKEAKRLAADPAVGTVVQNKRFHINETQEKPPSWGLDRIDQAATAGDDKYTYPDGGGEGVTAYVIDTGVRISHKDFGGRAGHGFDAIDNDDTADDGNGHGTHVAGTIAGTSHGVAKKAKVVAVRVLDDNGSGTTEQVVAGIDWVTKNHSGPSVANMSLGGGADEALDAAVKRAVASGVTFSVAAGNESSDAGQGSPSRVPEALTVASSTEGDQQSDFSNFGSVVDLYAPGSEITSAWKDSDTAVKTISGTSMAAPHVAGAAALYLAAHPSATPADTAAALTGAATKGAIKNPSSGTANKLLKVTP, from the coding sequence ATGGCAACTCACAAGCGATCCAAAGCCCTTCGCAACTCGGCCATAGCCGCGAGTGCCGCAACTGCGGCCGCTGCGGCCCTGTTTGCGAGCCCCCTTGCCGGGGCGGCCACACCGGCCGAAGGGACGGTGCACGGACTCGGCGTAGCAGACGCCGTGGACGGCAGCTTCGTCGTCATCCTCGACGCATCCGCGAACAAGGAGGACTTGGCCAAGAAGTACGGCGGCAAGCTGGAGCGCTCCTACGGCTCCCAGGTCAACGGCTTCTCGGCATCCGGGATGACGGTGAAGGAGGCGAAGCGGCTCGCCGCGGACCCGGCCGTCGGCACGGTCGTGCAGAACAAGCGCTTCCACATCAACGAGACGCAGGAGAAGCCCCCGTCCTGGGGCCTGGACCGGATCGACCAGGCCGCCACGGCCGGCGACGACAAGTACACGTACCCGGACGGCGGCGGCGAGGGGGTGACGGCGTACGTCATCGACACGGGCGTCAGGATTTCGCACAAGGACTTCGGCGGTCGGGCCGGTCACGGTTTCGACGCGATCGACAACGACGACACCGCTGACGACGGCAACGGCCACGGCACCCACGTGGCGGGCACCATCGCCGGCACCTCGCACGGCGTCGCCAAGAAGGCCAAGGTCGTCGCGGTGCGGGTGCTGGACGACAACGGGTCCGGCACCACCGAGCAGGTCGTGGCGGGCATCGACTGGGTGACGAAGAACCACTCCGGGCCGTCGGTGGCCAACATGAGCCTCGGCGGCGGCGCGGACGAGGCGCTGGACGCGGCCGTCAAGCGGGCCGTCGCCTCCGGTGTGACCTTCTCCGTGGCGGCCGGAAACGAGTCCTCCGACGCCGGCCAGGGCTCGCCCTCCCGGGTGCCCGAGGCCCTCACGGTCGCGTCCAGCACCGAGGGCGACCAGCAGTCGGACTTCTCGAACTTCGGCTCGGTGGTGGACCTGTATGCGCCCGGCTCGGAGATCACGTCGGCCTGGAAGGACAGCGACACCGCCGTCAAGACGATCTCCGGGACGTCGATGGCCGCCCCGCACGTGGCGGGCGCCGCCGCGCTCTACCTGGCGGCCCACCCGTCGGCGACGCCCGCCGACACGGCCGCCGCGCTGACGGGGGCCGCGACGAAGGGGGCCATCAAGAACCCGTCCTCCGGCACCGCGAACAAGCTGCTGAAGGTGACGCCGTAG
- a CDS encoding PI-PLC domain-containing protein, protein MIDMGMLRTWVRGRLRRRTGRHAFVGLLLLALLGTATAAAASPPGPHPSASAAPSAVTVPAGTSAAGAAAARWGDRRLDETAFLTTHNAFTNYEDSRWSSVNQAESVRAQLDNGVRGLSLDTHWYERSTWLCVISFGSDCYPSDVYLCHGDCKTFAGATYALPRQSFHGTMQTVVDFLAAHPQEVVTVFLEDYVSAEQLQQSLGRVRGLPNMVFRPDEWGVRQHGWPKVADLVTAGKRLLIFSDRSDREHLGVMYDKSWTVSNYWSLGDLGNDLACVSRWSDVPLDRQEPGFRRLFTMSHHRNVPTVMTAALDNGTKLRNRIAGQCRTATGGRDPNFVSVDFHRLSDGSGHTPASIVAELNAGP, encoded by the coding sequence ATGATTGACATGGGCATGTTAAGAACCTGGGTGCGCGGGCGCCTTCGCCGGCGTACCGGCCGGCACGCCTTCGTCGGCCTCCTCCTGCTGGCCCTGCTCGGCACGGCGACCGCCGCGGCCGCCTCGCCCCCCGGCCCGCACCCCTCCGCCTCCGCCGCCCCCTCCGCCGTCACCGTGCCGGCGGGCACGAGCGCGGCCGGCGCCGCGGCCGCCCGCTGGGGTGACCGTCGACTCGACGAGACCGCCTTCCTGACCACCCACAACGCGTTCACCAACTACGAGGACTCCCGCTGGAGTTCGGTGAATCAGGCCGAGTCGGTACGTGCCCAGCTCGACAACGGGGTCCGCGGCCTGAGCCTGGACACGCACTGGTACGAGCGCAGCACCTGGCTGTGCGTCATCAGCTTCGGCAGCGACTGCTACCCGAGCGACGTGTACCTGTGCCACGGCGACTGCAAGACCTTCGCCGGCGCCACGTACGCCCTCCCCCGGCAGTCCTTCCACGGCACGATGCAGACCGTGGTGGACTTCCTCGCCGCCCATCCGCAGGAGGTGGTGACGGTCTTCCTCGAGGACTACGTCAGCGCCGAGCAGCTGCAACAGTCCCTGGGCAGGGTCAGGGGGCTGCCCAACATGGTGTTCCGGCCCGACGAGTGGGGCGTACGCCAGCACGGCTGGCCGAAGGTGGCGGACCTCGTCACCGCCGGCAAGCGGCTGCTGATCTTCTCCGACCGCTCCGACCGCGAGCACCTGGGCGTCATGTACGACAAGTCCTGGACCGTGAGCAACTACTGGAGCCTCGGCGACCTGGGCAACGACCTCGCCTGCGTCAGCCGCTGGTCCGACGTGCCGCTGGACCGTCAGGAGCCGGGATTCCGCCGCCTGTTCACCATGAGCCACCACCGCAACGTGCCCACCGTCATGACGGCGGCCCTGGACAACGGCACCAAGCTGAGGAACCGCATCGCCGGCCAGTGCCGGACGGCCACCGGAGGCCGTGATCCGAACTTCGTCTCCGTCGACTTCCACCGCCTGTCCGACGGAAGCGGCCACACCCCCGCTTCGATCGTCGCGGAGCTCAACGCGGGCCCCTGA
- a CDS encoding sigma-70 family RNA polymerase sigma factor codes for MTPALPTQHCPTGERPDRQTADATVTRLALDARGGDPAKADRFVRALHRDVWRYVAYLSADTQAADDLTQDVFLRALAALPRFEGRSSARTWLLSIARRTVVDSLRHAAARPRLSDRHDWQTAAEQTQPCDVPGFDEGVALAELLAAIPSERRDAFVLTQLLGLPYADAAEAIGCPIGTVRSRVARARTCLIELLTDTTPSAPVREHPLAGRGHRFAVPAAPTAPAVRKAALAPSPA; via the coding sequence ATGACTCCTGCCCTGCCCACCCAGCACTGTCCCACCGGCGAACGGCCGGACCGGCAGACCGCCGACGCGACGGTGACCCGACTGGCCCTGGACGCCCGCGGCGGCGACCCCGCGAAGGCCGACCGCTTCGTCCGTGCGCTGCACCGCGACGTCTGGCGCTACGTCGCCTACCTCAGCGCCGACACCCAGGCCGCCGACGACCTCACGCAGGACGTGTTCCTCCGGGCCCTCGCCGCCCTCCCCCGCTTCGAAGGCCGCTCCTCGGCGCGCACCTGGCTGCTGTCCATCGCCCGCCGCACCGTCGTCGACAGCCTCCGCCACGCCGCCGCCCGGCCCCGGCTCTCGGACCGCCACGACTGGCAGACCGCCGCCGAGCAGACCCAGCCGTGCGACGTCCCCGGCTTCGACGAGGGCGTCGCGCTGGCCGAACTCCTGGCCGCGATCCCGTCCGAACGCCGGGACGCCTTCGTCCTCACCCAGCTCCTGGGCCTGCCGTACGCCGATGCGGCCGAGGCCATCGGCTGCCCCATCGGCACCGTCCGCTCCCGCGTGGCCCGCGCCCGCACCTGCCTCATCGAACTGCTGACGGACACCACGCCGTCCGCACCCGTACGGGAGCATCCGCTCGCGGGCCGGGGACACCGGTTCGCCGTGCCGGCCGCACCGACCGCGCCGGCCGTGCGGAAGGCTGCGCTCGCCCCGTCACCCGCCTGA
- a CDS encoding MFS transporter — protein MRTRTDEAAEHRLTALLTCAMAFSMLQLFLLGALSPRLVDELGVPPAVLGLTTTLGFGTAALLSPAGGRIVDRIGPRRSLVVLLLVSAAALALIGAAPGAGALLGAVALGGVPQALANPATNKAIRRVVPPARRGAVTGLKQSGVQWGAFVAGLPLVVLAGGIGWRGAVWTAAGAALLAGGWALRVLPDDPSPPPAGPSGSLVPRGMVAWLAAFSLFLGAAIASVNTYLALFGAQRLGMGPTEAGALVAVLGVAGIAGRIGWSKAARPGRAEWLPGWLACGALGAALFLGAALFAGPLVWVGAVAVGVFAVSGNAVSMVLVMQRAAPGRAGQDSALVAAGFFSGFALGPPLFGLLAGSGRYGYGWLLVAVEFAAAGAVAFAWAARDRRKATS, from the coding sequence GTGCGGACGCGTACGGACGAGGCCGCGGAACACCGGCTGACGGCGCTGCTCACGTGCGCCATGGCGTTCTCGATGCTGCAGCTGTTCCTGCTCGGCGCCCTGAGCCCGCGGCTGGTCGACGAACTGGGTGTGCCGCCCGCGGTCCTCGGCCTCACGACGACGCTCGGCTTCGGGACGGCCGCCCTGCTGTCCCCGGCCGGCGGCCGGATCGTGGACCGGATCGGCCCGCGCCGCTCGCTGGTCGTCCTGCTGCTGGTGTCGGCCGCGGCGCTCGCTCTGATCGGCGCCGCGCCCGGTGCCGGTGCGCTGCTGGGCGCCGTCGCACTGGGCGGCGTACCGCAGGCGCTGGCCAACCCCGCCACCAACAAGGCGATCAGGCGGGTCGTTCCGCCGGCCCGGCGGGGTGCGGTGACGGGGCTCAAGCAGTCCGGCGTCCAGTGGGGCGCGTTCGTGGCCGGACTGCCCCTCGTGGTGCTGGCGGGCGGGATCGGCTGGCGGGGCGCGGTGTGGACGGCGGCCGGCGCGGCCCTGCTCGCCGGGGGGTGGGCCCTGCGGGTGTTGCCCGACGATCCTTCGCCGCCCCCGGCCGGACCGAGCGGCTCGCTCGTTCCCCGCGGGATGGTCGCCTGGCTGGCGGCCTTCTCGTTGTTCCTCGGGGCCGCAATCGCCTCGGTCAACACCTACCTGGCCCTTTTCGGGGCGCAGCGCCTGGGGATGGGGCCGACGGAGGCCGGCGCCCTCGTCGCCGTACTGGGTGTCGCCGGGATCGCCGGCCGGATCGGCTGGTCGAAGGCGGCCCGGCCGGGGCGGGCCGAGTGGCTGCCGGGATGGCTCGCCTGCGGCGCGCTCGGGGCGGCTCTGTTCCTGGGCGCCGCGCTCTTCGCGGGCCCGCTGGTGTGGGTCGGGGCGGTCGCCGTCGGGGTGTTCGCCGTTTCCGGGAACGCCGTTTCCATGGTGCTGGTCATGCAGCGGGCCGCTCCGGGCCGGGCCGGGCAGGACTCGGCGCTCGTCGCGGCCGGGTTCTTCAGTGGATTCGCCCTGGGGCCGCCCCTGTTCGGCCTGCTGGCCGGAAGCGGCCGGTACGGCTACGGGTGGCTGCTGGTCGCCGTGGAGTTCGCGGCGGCGGGAGCCGTCGCCTTCGCCTGGGCCGCGCGGGACCGGCGGAAGGCCACCTCGTGA
- a CDS encoding sugar ABC transporter permease, with the protein MSVTEAQVGERFPLHAEPDDGRWTTTGRGSWTGGFWAGLLWLRARCTGTDADRRAAAACTARLAPWADADTATRGLIFWYGTSLAGADAEAARLRERAARACLSAYDPELGLVPWGDALGGPRLLARVDGVPGMVPLLAGAGAEGAAAAAGHLHRHLDLCLGAGGERRPWLWPARLFDEGAGWQRCDEPAPGWSRGQAWLLLAVADALTRPDTVGGDCARLDEAAEQLLSQGEVLSGRLVPPAGASRPGGPLDTSAAAITAVALLKLARVAGPRAEACSYRAVAILNRLAQAHLTGACSGRPPGMLLDGCYDAPKGLAVRHELIWGDFFLALGLAALDGLVDITRA; encoded by the coding sequence GTGAGCGTGACCGAGGCCCAGGTCGGCGAGCGCTTTCCGCTCCACGCGGAGCCCGACGACGGGCGATGGACGACCACCGGCCGTGGTTCGTGGACCGGCGGCTTCTGGGCGGGGCTGCTGTGGCTGCGCGCCCGCTGCACCGGTACCGACGCCGACCGCCGGGCCGCCGCCGCGTGCACCGCCCGGCTCGCGCCGTGGGCGGACGCCGACACCGCCACCCGGGGTCTGATCTTCTGGTACGGGACCTCGCTCGCCGGAGCCGATGCCGAAGCCGCCCGGCTGCGGGAACGAGCCGCCCGGGCCTGCCTGTCGGCCTACGATCCCGAACTCGGCCTGGTGCCCTGGGGCGACGCGCTGGGCGGCCCCCGCCTGCTGGCCCGCGTGGACGGCGTACCGGGCATGGTGCCCCTGCTGGCGGGCGCCGGGGCGGAGGGCGCGGCCGCCGCGGCCGGCCACCTCCACCGGCACCTCGACCTCTGCCTCGGCGCGGGCGGGGAGCGGCGCCCGTGGCTGTGGCCCGCCCGGCTGTTCGACGAGGGCGCCGGATGGCAGCGCTGCGACGAACCCGCGCCGGGCTGGAGCCGGGGGCAGGCCTGGCTGCTCCTGGCCGTCGCCGACGCCCTGACCCGGCCCGACACCGTGGGCGGTGACTGCGCCCGGCTCGACGAGGCGGCCGAACAGCTGCTGTCGCAAGGGGAGGTGCTGTCCGGACGGCTGGTACCGCCGGCCGGCGCCTCCCGGCCCGGCGGCCCCCTGGACACGTCGGCCGCCGCGATCACCGCGGTGGCCCTGCTGAAGCTCGCGCGGGTCGCCGGCCCCCGGGCGGAGGCGTGTTCGTACCGGGCCGTGGCCATCCTGAACCGCCTGGCGCAGGCCCACCTGACGGGCGCGTGCTCCGGCCGCCCGCCGGGGATGCTGCTGGACGGCTGTTACGACGCCCCGAAGGGGCTGGCGGTCCGGCACGAGCTGATCTGGGGCGACTTCTTCCTGGCCCTCGGGCTGGCCGCGCTCGACGGCCTCGTCGACATCACCCGCGCGTAG
- a CDS encoding acyl-CoA dehydrogenase family protein, whose product MIDPGTATQHELQGAELKARVGAFVRSRVIPREGVLDAGGPAAAAALTELRGQARQEGLWALPLPAELGGGGLSFAAYAALAEAEGASDHGPAALGSAPLLDVTMLARHGTPRVREEYLERLVAGEMRTCYAMTEPDVPGTDPFSTSTGAERLADGSWCVSGRKWFTSGAAGADLVTVLARTGGAAGDREGLSLFLVPTASPGFRVVRELPVLGAAGQYEIELDRVRVPADHLLGEPGHALALAGERLLLGRTLRCLRWLGQAQRAFDLMCERAATRSGSRGPLADHQLVQQHVFDALLALRTTRPLVHEAVGLIAAGQEARTEVGLAKVAAARMLQQVTDSAIQVHGAAGLGPDTPLPGLFRTGRAARILDGPDELHITSVARRILRDHGAGTATRG is encoded by the coding sequence GTGATAGATCCAGGCACGGCCACCCAACACGAGCTCCAGGGAGCCGAGTTGAAAGCCCGGGTCGGCGCGTTCGTCCGCAGCCGGGTGATCCCCCGGGAGGGCGTGCTGGACGCGGGCGGCCCGGCGGCGGCCGCAGCGCTCACCGAGCTGAGGGGGCAGGCCCGGCAAGAGGGGCTCTGGGCGCTCCCGCTCCCGGCCGAACTGGGCGGCGGCGGACTGTCCTTCGCCGCCTACGCCGCGCTGGCCGAGGCCGAGGGTGCCAGTGACCACGGGCCCGCCGCGCTCGGCTCCGCTCCCCTGCTCGACGTCACCATGCTGGCCCGCCACGGCACGCCCCGGGTCCGCGAGGAATACCTGGAACGGCTGGTCGCCGGGGAGATGCGTACCTGCTACGCGATGACCGAGCCGGACGTGCCGGGCACCGACCCGTTCTCGACCTCCACCGGAGCCGAGCGCCTGGCGGACGGCAGTTGGTGCGTCAGCGGCCGCAAGTGGTTCACCTCCGGCGCCGCGGGCGCCGACCTGGTGACCGTCCTGGCCCGCACCGGCGGAGCCGCCGGGGACCGCGAGGGGCTCTCCCTGTTCCTGGTGCCCACCGCCTCCCCCGGCTTCCGCGTGGTGCGCGAGCTCCCCGTGCTCGGTGCGGCAGGTCAGTACGAGATCGAACTCGACCGGGTCCGCGTGCCCGCCGACCACCTCCTCGGCGAGCCCGGCCATGCCCTCGCCCTCGCGGGTGAGCGGCTGCTGCTGGGCCGTACGCTGCGCTGTCTGCGCTGGCTGGGCCAGGCCCAGCGCGCCTTCGACCTCATGTGTGAACGGGCCGCCACGCGCAGCGGGTCCCGCGGGCCCCTCGCCGACCACCAGCTGGTCCAGCAGCACGTCTTCGACGCCCTGCTCGCGCTGCGCACCACCCGTCCCCTCGTCCACGAGGCGGTGGGCCTGATCGCGGCCGGGCAGGAGGCGCGTACGGAGGTGGGGCTGGCCAAGGTCGCCGCCGCCCGCATGCTCCAACAGGTCACGGACTCGGCCATCCAGGTCCACGGCGCGGCCGGGCTCGGTCCGGACACCCCCCTGCCCGGACTCTTCCGTACGGGCCGCGCCGCCCGCATCCTCGACGGTCCCGACGAGCTCCACATCACCTCCGTGGCCCGCCGGATCCTGCGCGACCACGGTGCGGGGACCGCTACGCGCGGGTGA
- a CDS encoding CoA transferase, with protein sequence MASPATTQTVRPLDTLRFDTSGPPQITDVVADHLRMLGATGGHPRQAPPDRITLTGGGFAPARAAATWADPASGLVDEATVQAATGIMAVHGRRDGAPRGLAADYAATATAVLTVQGLLAGLIGQARGGAAAQVTTRADRAGLLTVSQHLAAAGADEGEASELAAGGPPFRSAEGVLFELETLDPGAWAAFWRALEAPADAIRAGWRPFQFRYATACAPFPPALHEVTRTIPMTGIRRAAALSGAEVCVLRTLAERALEDDGAAPWALRLLGPEAGRPRTAAGRGDGPCTGRPLAGLTVLEAGRRIQAPLAADLLGLLGAEVIRIEPPGGDPLRGMPPACSGISARWLALNRGKQAVEIDIKADGDRRRLREMAAEADVFLHNWAPGKAAELGLDHDDLAAVNPALVYAYTSGWADRLDDAPMGTDFMVQARTAVGEAVRPQDEAPAPSLMTLLDVLGGLHGTEAVLAGLLLRERTGHGVRVDSSLLGAADTLTAPALRRAVRGEAPRRPAGFRRPLPTADGWIAPTDEGAAAAGAYDLRELATADALKQLREHGLTATAVTTELADLHHDRRFTGSISRDAHGAPAVPDPWSFA encoded by the coding sequence ATGGCGTCACCAGCCACCACGCAGACGGTCCGGCCGCTCGACACACTGCGCTTCGACACCTCGGGGCCCCCGCAGATCACGGATGTCGTCGCCGACCACCTGCGCATGCTCGGCGCGACCGGGGGCCACCCCCGCCAGGCCCCGCCGGACCGCATCACGCTCACCGGCGGCGGCTTCGCACCGGCGCGGGCGGCCGCCACGTGGGCGGATCCCGCGAGCGGGCTCGTCGACGAGGCGACCGTCCAGGCCGCCACCGGCATCATGGCGGTGCACGGCCGCAGGGACGGCGCCCCGCGCGGACTGGCCGCCGACTACGCGGCCACGGCCACCGCCGTCCTGACCGTGCAGGGGCTGCTCGCCGGCCTGATAGGCCAGGCCCGTGGCGGGGCGGCCGCCCAGGTCACCACCCGCGCGGACCGGGCGGGCCTGCTGACGGTGTCCCAGCACCTCGCCGCAGCCGGAGCCGACGAGGGCGAAGCCTCCGAACTCGCCGCCGGAGGCCCGCCCTTCCGCTCCGCCGAGGGAGTCCTCTTCGAGCTGGAGACCCTCGACCCGGGTGCCTGGGCCGCCTTCTGGCGGGCCCTGGAGGCGCCCGCCGATGCGATCCGGGCAGGCTGGCGGCCCTTCCAGTTCCGGTACGCCACCGCCTGCGCGCCGTTCCCGCCGGCCCTCCACGAAGTCACCCGGACCATCCCCATGACGGGCATCCGTAGGGCTGCCGCACTCTCCGGCGCCGAGGTGTGCGTCCTGCGCACCCTCGCGGAAAGGGCCTTGGAGGACGACGGCGCCGCTCCGTGGGCGCTCCGGCTCCTCGGGCCGGAAGCCGGTCGTCCGAGGACCGCGGCCGGCCGGGGCGACGGGCCCTGCACCGGCCGGCCGCTGGCCGGACTGACCGTGCTGGAAGCCGGCCGCCGCATCCAGGCCCCGCTCGCCGCAGACCTGTTGGGCCTGCTCGGCGCCGAGGTGATCCGGATCGAGCCGCCGGGCGGGGACCCGCTGCGCGGCATGCCGCCCGCCTGCTCCGGGATCTCCGCGCGCTGGCTCGCCCTCAACCGGGGCAAGCAGGCCGTGGAGATCGACATCAAGGCGGACGGAGACCGGCGCAGGCTGCGCGAGATGGCCGCGGAGGCCGACGTCTTCCTCCACAACTGGGCCCCGGGCAAGGCCGCCGAACTCGGCCTGGACCACGACGACCTCGCGGCGGTGAATCCCGCACTCGTCTACGCGTACACCAGCGGCTGGGCCGACCGGCTCGACGACGCCCCCATGGGCACCGACTTCATGGTCCAGGCCCGCACCGCGGTCGGCGAGGCCGTCCGCCCCCAGGACGAGGCCCCGGCCCCCTCGCTGATGACCCTGCTCGACGTCCTCGGCGGACTGCACGGCACCGAGGCGGTCCTCGCCGGACTCCTGCTGCGCGAACGCACCGGCCACGGCGTACGTGTGGACTCCTCCCTGCTCGGCGCCGCCGACACGCTGACCGCACCCGCCCTGCGCCGCGCGGTCCGGGGCGAGGCCCCCCGGCGACCGGCCGGATTCCGGCGCCCCCTGCCCACGGCCGACGGCTGGATCGCCCCGACTGACGAGGGCGCCGCCGCCGCGGGAGCGTACGACCTGCGCGAACTGGCCACCGCGGACGCCCTCAAGCAGCTGCGGGAGCACGGCCTGACGGCCACCGCCGTCACCACCGAACTGGCCGACCTGCACCACGACCGGCGCTTCACCGGCTCGATCAGCCGCGACGCGCACGGCGCCCCTGCCGTTCCCGACCCCTGGAGCTTCGCATGA